In the genome of Montipora foliosa isolate CH-2021 chromosome 3, ASM3666993v2, whole genome shotgun sequence, one region contains:
- the LOC137994847 gene encoding protein Wnt-4-like, with protein MGVIKTLQLFQVLLLIESFHISPVSVTSSWLSLALMSSANPFISRGSCDEIGDRLNDEQLKVCKVHINAMDSVKYGATMAVSECQHQFRHRRWNCTTAHFDRSPVFGNQSTTRGTREAAFVHSISSASVAYAVTRSCTEGKLGDQCGCDQTYKGDSKRGWEWAGCSEDIDYGIWFSEKFVDASERGRKVDPSRVLMNIHNNHAGRLAVKTYMKRQCKCHGTTGSCKFQTCWLSLPNIRIVGDHLKEKFDGATMVSQRVIGQRAVLVPTKENIKPPTIEDLVYLDNSPDFCNADSNTGSLGTQGRFCNRTSLAIDGCDLMCCSRGYTTYQKIRVEQCYCKFYWCCSVRCRKCSRTVEVSVCK; from the exons ATGGGTGTAATCAAGACGCTACAATTGTTTCAAGTTTTGCTCCTTATAGAGTCTTTCCATATCTCCCCAGTCTCTGTGACCTCGTCGTGGCT ATCTCTGGCCCTGATGAGCTCAGCAAACCCATTTATTAGTAGGGGAAGTTGTGATGAGATTGGCGATCGACTCAATGATGAACAGCTTAAGGTCTGCAAGGTACACATAAACGCTATGGATAGCGTCAAATATGGAGCTACCATGGCCGTGTCCGAGTGTCAACACCAGTTTCGCCACAGAAGATGGAACTGTACCACTGCGCATTTCGACAGATCACCCGTGTTTGGTAACCAGTCTACTACCCGAG GTACCAGAGAGGCCGCGTTTGTTCACTCCATCTCATCCGCTAGTGTTGCCTATGCGGTCACGCGTTCATGCACTGAGGGAAAACTTGGAGACCAGTGTGGCTGTGATCAGACTTATAAAGGAGATTCCAAAAGGGGTTGGGAGTGGGCTGGATGCAGCGAGGACATCGACTATGGCATCTGGTTTTCCGAAAAGTTCGTTGACGCAAGTGAACGAGGGCGTAAGGTTGACCCTTCTCGTGTTCTGATGAATATTCACAATAATCATGCGGGAAGATTG GCTGTGAAAACGTACATGAAACGACAGTGCAAATGTCACGGGACGACAGGGTCGTGTAAATTTCAAACATGTTGGCTATCGCTGCCAAATATTCGAATAGTTGGGGACCacctcaaagagaaatttgacgGAGCTACGATGGTTAGTCAGAGAGTAATAGGCCAAAGAGCAGTTCTGGTTCCAACAAAGGAAAACATCAAACCACCTACAATCGAAGACCTCGTTTATCTTGATAATTCACCAGATTTCTGTAATGCTGACTCCAACACTGGTTCGTTGGGAACGCAAGGAAGATTCTGTAATCGTACTTCTCTAGCTATAGATGGATGTGATTTGATGTGTTGCAGCAGGGGCTATACGACCTACCAGAAGATTCGTGTCGAACAATGCTACTGCAAGTTTTACTGGTGCTGTTCTGTCCGGTGTCGCAAGTGCTCCAGAACAGTAGAGGTCAGCGTATGCAAGTAA